The genomic segment TTAATATACCCTTAATAGCTtcaaaattgtaattaaaatgTTATCAAAATGAGAATCATAATTTGTGATTCTATTTTGAGAACAAAGTGGTTTCAATTTTTGATATAAAGTAGATATGAAAATTGAATGGATTTTTGTACCTTTTTTAGTTCCGGATGTGCAGGTATCTTAAAGATGGATGGATATATGATTTTTACAAGCAAATTCgaaaaagaaaagttgaaaaTACTGAAGTAAAAGGAAGAAGTGACAGACGGTGGTGAAGCCACGTCGAAGCATCCATGACCGTTCATGGTTGAATCAAAAAGGGTCCCTTCCCTACAACATGATCCATCTTCATGGGACCTTTTGTCCTACCTTCATTACTCATGTCTTATTTTCAAACTCCTAACTTGTCTCTAATTACAACTCATATCATCTACTTCTGCTTTTCATTTTCTGAAACTAAATTACAACTCATATCATCTACTTCTGCTTTTCATTTTCTGAAACTATCGATTGGTAAAGTAAATTTCAAGTTAAGAAAAAGGTTTTCCGAATATCCGAAGCATTCAACAGTTCCGCCCGCTACTCAAATTCAAGCAAACTTGAGAGGGTCCTTAGCGGCCCAATTAAAATTTTCTCTGATACCGGACCTTAGCTACAACAGTGAATTGGGCTAAGATAGCTTCTGCCACCCTATTTTGGAGACTTTATTCTGCCCCCTATCTTACAAATAGAAGATACATTATGtcattctttcaaaaaaaaaaaagatgcatTATGTCCAATAAGAAtgcttaaaaaaaattagtttatatatttaaataattatacttCATTGTTGTATTCAAATATGTTTAACATGGATATTTAAGAATATGGATAAGATGGGCAGCTCCAATCACCTTATAATTGAACATGCAATGGGTTTGGGCAGCCATAATCCATGCCAGGTAATGTGTATAATTATGTTTGGAATATATGATGAAATTTATTTAAAgctcataattaattaattaattattattattattactattattattattttggttagaAACAGCACAAGCCAGGTTTTATGCTTGAAAAAAATCGATGCTAATGAATGTGAAAATTACATCCATTCAAAATCCAATGTTGATGAGCTGGTAAGGTATCTGTTATACAGGAAATCACTATTTTTTCATTCACTTTCAAATTAGTACACGTGTTTTCactaaaattaaccaaatttgttgagaaaaaacgaaaagaaaattctaaatctatttaaaagtttcaaaaaaattattaaattattagtaagtttatgtttttgtcactcaattttaaaaaaagttattgaattattcgaaagttttcatttaagtcactaagaTATTAAAATAGATGTTGTATGGTCTTTTTTATTCGCACCGCCTACACCAATTGAAAGCTTtcatttctcttctcttctacagttcagtctttttttcatgaaatagcttTGAACATAATGAATCtgcaaaccaaaattcaaacagcCTTTTTCTTCGATATCTATCATTGATTGTCAGATTGATTTGAATCTAAAGTATATTCTTTCACTCGCCGAAGGGTATTGATCCACCGTACCGATTGTCGAATTGTCGCTTAGAGATCACTAGCcggactttttaaaaaaaacttaaccgttcaataacttaaatgaaaaccttcaaatagtttaataatcattttacaacttttcaaagttgactaataatttagtgatttaCCAAAAAAAGAATTTCACTTCAAATAAATTGTATTCTATATCCCTGCTAAATAAACCGAATGCTGGACCGGTTTCCTTTAAGCTTGAATGCGTGATGGAGCCCTTGATTAAAAGCATTGAAAGTGAAACCGCTGAACACCCCATTGATATCCAAACAAAGATTGTTTCAGCTCCGTACTTGTTCACTATATAAGTCGTTCTTTTCTTCCTTTATTTCAGGGTTTTCATGGCGTTTTCTTCCATTGAATTCACCATAATAGAACAGATTATTCATTTGATATGGGATTGATTTGGTGCAACTATTCCTTCATGATCTACTTCAACCAAACTAATCTCCCTCTCATAGTTTAATCAAAGGGTGTCAAGTAAAAGACTGAGTACTCCTAATTATTCAAGcttattaaaaaattttgtattgaATTCATTACTTATCAAGGTGAGTTAGAGTTATTGATTTTGTGGATTTCGAGTTCTCAATTCAAATGCTCAAgctttttattttaatctatttttgtgttttgaaattttgtttttgtttaatatattatttagtgTTCGAGTTTGACACTTTTTTCTAATGTGATACATGTGTTAATTTTTGGTCTAATTCGGTGCCTGTTTTtgacaaattttatatattttgatatctaaatgtaatagtgttaactttttagtgtttaattaggtttttaaGGTTGATTTGATAAAGTTGATTGCTTAGATTATCAAGTTTGAAGTTTTCATGATTTTTTAATAGAACAAATTTAGtgttaattacaattttttttatttttgcgcttaatttgtaaaatacaaTCTGATGAATGTAATTTAACTTGGGTATTAGGACTGCTTTGATAAAAGTTAATGCTAATATTAATagctaaatataaattttcatcaaatcaactctaaaatctgaattaaatactaaaaaattaatatcattatCTTCAGGTACTAGAATGTATCACATTGAATCAAAAAATAACTTAGGTATCATGTTAGAAAGAAAAGTCAAACTCACTTACTAAATTATGCATTAAGCCTTATATTTTTACCAGTTTAAGAACAAATCAGCTTAATCAACTTGAGTTCAAACTTGAATACAAAAATTGATAAATGAACTTAATCAAACTCGAGTCAACTTGAATATCAAACTCCAAATTTCAAAACAAGCTTAAATTACcctaatttaaatttgaatagacTCGATTGCACTTTTATCATTATCAATTTTGTTATTTCCTTTGTAGTCTTAACTTACGGGGAtttgagtatatatataaaaatatgaatctcaagaaataaaaaatatatttgtaccaaatatatttttatgatattagtaTGTTTAACAAATGTTAATTGAGTTAGCTTAATTAGCATCGGTATTGTTGTTAGTGTAGGAAAATATGGGTTCGAGCGAGCTAAAGTGTGTTTAtatatcctcctatttaagagttgagaaagggttataagtagttctagacattatatcaaaacatatatatgcttaataaatgtttaattaggcgattaatccctatattttttaaaaatttaaagtttagccttcttatttttaattagagGAATTTTTAGCATTAATTCTGCTTGTATGACttaaaaattaaagcttaattgaTAACATTATCAATGAACTTTCATTAAGTTAATTTGAACATGTGACATTTTACTATTAAAAGGTTTGATTAAACTTGcattaaattaaagttcaatTGATAACACATTCGAATTTAATGAAAGTCAATTAACGGTATTATCAATTGGATTTTAGTTCTAAATCAGACAAATCGGATGATCAAATTCTTGAGATTATAATGTTAAATGAGCAAATTGAAATCAAACATTTAAGGGTCGTTCATGTAAGGGTTAAAATTCTCGAATGTGCTCAAATAAAAGttttttacacattttactcCAGTTAGCCTGGATTGACTTGAGCCGGGTTGACCTagcttaaaattaaataaattaaaattttaaaatattatatttaaatttaattattagaatattataaatattaagataaaattatagatttttactatttttaataaaacaataacaaaagTTGGATATCTTTTTGGGTATAAGTAAGAAAAGGATTTGATTCACCTACCTATCtccttttaaaaaaacaaaagcttAATGATCTTTTTGTCACCCACGAAACTGATTCGGTAATCCTCTTTGGTTTTAGTTGAAGATTAAGTAAATCACTCTTTTGATTTCCAAACAATCACAATAAATTACGGActtcagattttttttaaaatgaaataaaactaaTCTTTGACTTGAAAATCTTtcacattataaaaaaaatcaaattaatatattgttagtgaaatattttaatatttaattttaaaattaaaacaaatatttttttaatatatattattatgaggtttagaCATTAGAAAGGAAAGAGTGGGTTGGTCAGCCCCCACCATGGTGTCGACTGTCCCATATACCACCAACATTTGGAATAATAGTATTGTGAAGGAGATTCGCATTGATGCATATATATTTACGTTTTTGTAGGTCCATAAATTAATAAACTAGATTAGTGGTCAtgattaatatgtttaattaggTTATGGACGGTCAATGTGACATGTCTACGTCGTTAGGAAAGATTAtatctaaaattaaataaataaataaaagcatttaatttaattggtttacacaattattttcttaaacataaatgacattttaaaaaggtttgacataataataatctaaacttGTTGAATTCTAGCTTAATCCTATAAAAGGGTGGATCGATATTTTCAGGGGTCAAATTGGGAACGGTCTTAGATAAAATCCACCATAATAACTTTTTAATacgttttaaattttattataagtgaATTAGGTTGAGACTGGAGATTCCGAACACATATACATGGAAATTGGATCAAAGTCGAAGCAAACAAAAAGAATCATTCTACTCAAACCCTAAattcaatatgtatatatatggggaatatatattatcatttagTTTAATTAGAATCTTTATAAGAGATTTCTTTTATCCTTCAAATTAAACCAAATATGAATGTCAATTGAGCTTAAAATATAAGcatcaattaaaattttggaaaatatctacAAATGTAACTAGCTTAGCATGCACCCCTATATGAAGGCAGATATAAGTAGATAAGCATATGAAAATCACTTTTGAGAGGAAAAAACAATATTGATATTTTGTACTCTCCCCTCTCTTTACGGTCATCCATGGCATTTTTTGTGGCAACAAAACCAACCACATGACAAATATAAATCTTAGTTTTTTACATTTGGACAACTCCCCCAATATTCTCTAAAAAGCCTATTTTATTGCattgtaaatatatatgtatatccaaAGATAGTGTCACTTTCTTGAGCAGACAATTAATGATATACTCGTCGTATGaataaaaaatttgtttaaatcttATCATACACATTAATactctcaaaataatatttatttatttataaaataatatatttttttataatttcacaaTTGAATTGGAACTCAGTTGATAGGTAAGACTAACTCAaccaattttttaataataatatatatatttttaaaaaaaaactttaaaaggaGAATGTAGAAAGAAGCTTCTTTGTATTATTATATGATAATGACTTTACCAATGTCCAAATGATGAAAATTGGAAAGGGTATATTTTTCCCACTTACcatctttctatttttctctTCCAAAAAATAGTTATTAGCAATGGAAATTTCAGTCAAACAACATGGCGTGTAAGTAGATCATGTATCACTTTAATAATCTAAACCATAAATGGACAATGTATATGATAAtgatcatatatatgtatatatcgatatgatatgaaaatgataGAGGTAAGTTAGGAAGAAAGGATCCAAAATGAATGGGGATGGGGATGTTGACATGGCAAGGGTACAGCTTGGGTTAGGGATGTTTCCTTCTCTTAGGGGATGTGACCTGTCTCTAAGTCACCACCATGCCCTTCTATGACCTTTACAAGCACTTGATGTTCACATGTAACTATTTCtattcacatatacacatatatatatgtatgtatacattATTTATGAAAATCTTTTACACAAacttcatttatatatttttatatgattaaatggAAAACTTTTATGAACAATACCCAAAAATTTGAGGATTTAATTGTTTTTAGAAATGCATGTGGCATTAATTGTAGGGGTGGGCAAGTGTCGGTTAAATTAAGTTGCCTTGCAAATGCAgtcatcaatatttttattttattttctgttctttaAGTCAAAAACTTTTTTAAGAGAATTGGTAagtaggaaaaaaaaagaataaaaagactTTAGGTTAAAATTGGAGAcaaaaccatttattttatatttttgtagaCATACTTCCGCTTTATAAGATAGATAAATATGGTATCTGTTGAATTGCATGAGATGAATTATTGGTTCATGTGAGAATGTGCATAATTGGAAGGTTCTTAGAAGTGTGTTAActatataataatatgttataattttttaatgaaaatttcataTACAGTTAATATATAATATGAGAATAGGGTGGTGCATAATCATATGCTCCTCCCAACACCCAACTAATAAATAtgtgcttgaaaataaaaataaaaagaaactttCATATGCattgaatttttaagtttttgctgcTACTCATTATGCCTAcaagatttaattttcataatggtttttcaaaattaatgagtgaatatttataactttttttatatatataatcattaatgtttttaaattattattatatggattagtattgataaattattaatagtttttttaataataaaaaaagagataGAACGAATCACCATATATCAAAGCtctttttgacataatatttAGAAGTGCTCATAGTTACTCCCTaactcataattaagaagatAATGTGCTttagcgcactcgaacccacatcctcttaTATTAGCAAAAATGTTCATACCAATTAAATTAAGGCTCAATcaactatttaaatttattttaatttgtatatgaataaTTAATAGGAATATTTATCGatgttttttgtttgatgataattatatgcattttttaaatatatatataatatcaattcATACTCTcctattaaataaaaattgaagcATTATGTCCCTCCAAAAGAAATTGAAGCATTGTGTGAATGAGGTAGGCTGTTATTTAGACTTgaactttaataaaaaaaatttaggggctaaatttagttataaacttttaagaatttaaaaaataattatatcattatattaattcataattttataatttttaaagagatTTAATAACAGATATATTATTATTAGAATTGGATAATATCGATTTGAATTgaaaatcgattttaaaaaatcgAAGAAGGAATGAGTGGATAAAAAATCAATCCTGGTAAAAACTGGATTAAAACcgtttaaattgaatttaaactaatttagaaatttaaatttgatgttataatttataaaataaatatttgtgttTATTTCTTCGAAATACATATACATTTGCATGTGATAACATAGTTGACCAATTTACAAGCCTTCCCTTCAAGAATCGAATCACGTTCATCAATGGAAGTCGGTTTTTTGTGTGGGGGAGTATTGAAGATCCAACGTCCCATCTCGTTCCACGTTTTGATAAACCATTGATCATGAATTTGATGTGACATACACATGCAGCCATACGAGCTTCGCCCCCACAGTTTATATTATTGAGGGGTTTCGTTCTTTCTCTTTgtctcccccccccccccaagtTTCACATAATACCATAACCAAACCTAACCAAACCAAACAGATCAAAGAACAAGGAGAAACTGAAGCCAAAGCTATACAAATAGGATCTAAAGATAGATCAAAGAAAAGGGTCGAAGCAAGTTGTTTTGTTTCAATGGAAGTTGGTCGAAAAATGGCTAACATGCTTGGAACTGACGATGATTTGAACTTCAAAGAGACCGAACTGTGTCTTGGTTTGCCCGGTGGAATCGCTGTTGTTGCTGCAGGTAATGAAACGGAAAGTTCTTCTTCCCCAAAGACTAATGGCAAGAGAGGCTTCTCTGAGACTGTTGATTTGAAGCTTAATCTTCAATCCAAAGAATCTACCATGGATCTAAACAAGAACCTTGATGACAATGGTTCTAAGGAAAAATCAGGTTCTGCCAAAGATCCTGCAAAACCTCCTGCCAAGTAAGTCATAATTATAAGACCGACCAAACCCAGTTTTTGTTTAGGGTTCTTTTTTAACATGGGTCTTTTTTTTTACAGGGCACAAGTGGTGGGTTGGCCACCAGTTCGATCATATAGGAAGAACATAATGGCTAACCAGAAGAACAGCAGTGAAGAAAGTGGGAATAGTGGTGCAGCTTTGGTGAAAGTGAGTATGGATGGTGCACCATATCTGAGAAAAGTTGATTTGAAGATGTATAAGAGTTACCAAGAGTTATCCGATGCCTTGGCTAAGATGTTTAGCTCTTTCACTATGGGTaagtaaacatgtaatttttcatcatatgcatgtgtgattatttttatgtacatgaatgttgagatttatttggttttgggtttttaaaaaaaaggtaattatGGACCTCAAGGAATGATAGATTTCATGAACGAAAGCAAGTTGATGGATCTTCTCAACAGTTCTGATTATGTGCCAAGTTATGAAGATAAAGATGGAGATTGGATGCTAGTTGGTGATGTCCCATGGCAGTAAGTTCTTATACTATAAATACCCTAATTCCCTAATTCAATTTAGCGTATTGAAGTTCGCTTTTCCCccaaagtataaaaaatatataaaaccctAAAAGCTTAtaagtttattaaaataaatcaacTAAGTACCTTTGCCTAAATACATGCTAGCCTTCATTACAAGCCATCCATCTCCATCATcaacatattttaatcttttgCTTAATTTCTCAACAGGATGTTTGTTGACTCATGCAAACGCTTACGCATAATGAAAGGATCAGAAGCAATTGGTCTCGGTATGTTTTCTATTCACTAATTTACGTTTAATTTGTATCATATATTACAGCCACTTTTAATGACataaaaaaactatatattatatatattttcagcACCAAGAGCAATGGAGAAATGCAAGAGCAGAGCCTAAAAACAAGATCCTGGAATTGAGCAAAAGGCTAGGAGGGAGCCTTCTTATTGGGAtgtgttttatgtttttttaatgtttatatatatatatatttggtatatatagaTATGCAAAAAGAAGAATCATGGGGACATCTTTGTAATGTACAAGAAGCAATAAACTTAACCTTATATATTGCTGGCTTGTTTTGTTGCTGATGATGGGGgctttgtttttaataatttcaccatgtgtttttttttcttttttttgctatTGTCTTTGTTGTCATAGCTTATTGtttatgtgtgtgtgtgtttataattattattcctttttcttataccCCCACTCAGTTTTAATGCTAATGGTACTttttattcccttcccaaatCAAAAAGATTCTTCATATCATGtataattccatatatatattgttcttGTATTAATAatgggttttttttaattataaataaaatattagaaattgagGACCCCCAAGAGAGATGGGGAACATGACCATGTGGAAGCTGTTGGGGGCATTCATTCATTGCCATTagtttatgctttattatattaattgaatTCTATGGGGATCACCAacattttgggtttatttttatAAACCTGTTCCTCATGGTTCCatattatctttaattttatatatatattttggatcTGGCATTGTGATGTAATCTCATGTTCAATATCTttgatatataatatatgcaaATTGGCCATGTTATGTACTAACTCATGCAATGTGGAAGAGCAGCAAAAATACAGCTTCTGTATTTCAATCATTCCTTTTAACTGTAACAAACAGTAATATTCAATGATTCAGGGACATTAGCAGATCTGTTAATTCGGTCAACCAAATTACtgttcaattaattaaaatttttaaagttttaatgagattttttttaaaaaaaatttgataccTTTTTCTCTTATTAGTGCCGCAAGATAGTCCTACAAGCTGAGCTAATTGCGCTTTAGAGATGGTTTTAATTACTCTATGGGTTTATGAATTGAGTCGGACTCGGTTGGGCTCATTTTACTATTtaagaataatttaaaaatcattaatatttatatattttataatcttcAATAAAAAatgtcttattattattattaggagTATACACCCATTCTTGGAACCTTGAGAAGTTTCGTTCACTGAAAAACCCTCAATGACTCAACAAATGCTATCCATATTTGCAGCTGTAGTAGATTGGGCAATTTGTGTACATTTAgtatatttttttccaaatcatataaacataaattatgtaacataaatataatatatattatgcataattTGTTTTCTCATAtacttttaaaatgaattttgttaCGTGAACTTATGTCACTCGATTATTGACTGCAATCTTTTTCTATCCGTGAGGATTCCACCAGAGTGTCTTCTACTTTTAATAGACCATGAACTAGATCAAAATCATTTTGAACAAACCCATAAGAAAGGATTTCATATTGTTTTTTAAACATTCAAGAGACTAATGTGAATAGAAATGAAAGACGAAATCTCTTTAATAATAAACTTATCTtttataaaacttttttaaaGTATTCACATACAGAATTGCTTTTAAGATTCAAATTCCAACAACCCACCTAAATCGAATGTCCCAAATAGAACATAAAAATTAGGCTTATTTTCCAtcttttaatttatcaattaactCTACTTTGATATatgtatttttgtattttaataatcaagtttattttggtactttaatttggaaaatataaaaatgtgataatgtgatacaATCTCAAAGTGTTACGTCATCAAATCTTtgataaaatctaaatttaatggATAGAATAAACCTAGTTATCAAATTTAGGTATTAAAGTGGATAAAAAAGCATTAGAAATTCTATTACGCGCATCTGCGTATGGAAATTACGTACTTAGAACACAAACTgctgtttaaaaataacatgcaACAAATAGTGAaatgtataataacatattttaattatgaaaaaacatttttataatttcttaactAAGTTGGTGCCCGGTTGATTTATGACACCAACACAGTCAGGAGCTtgaataatagtatagatatacaattgatggaggtaataaagtatgcataatacaattaaaacataaatattatattgaaataTAGTTTTAGTTTAATGGTAAGATTGATATTTTGTTGATATAAAGAGCatgggttcaaataaaattacaagtaaatttttattgatattttttaaaataaaaagattaaaataccctcgaataatataacttattttaattgtaGAAGaacattttttgtaattttcctaACTGAATTG from the Gossypium hirsutum isolate 1008001.06 chromosome D09, Gossypium_hirsutum_v2.1, whole genome shotgun sequence genome contains:
- the LOC121202822 gene encoding auxin-responsive protein IAA14, which produces MEVGRKMANMLGTDDDLNFKETELCLGLPGGIAVVAAGNETESSSSPKTNGKRGFSETVDLKLNLQSKESTMDLNKNLDDNGSKEKSGSAKDPAKPPAKAQVVGWPPVRSYRKNIMANQKNSSEESGNSGAALVKVSMDGAPYLRKVDLKMYKSYQELSDALAKMFSSFTMGNYGPQGMIDFMNESKLMDLLNSSDYVPSYEDKDGDWMLVGDVPWQMFVDSCKRLRIMKGSEAIGLAPRAMEKCKSRA